The Nostoc sp. NIES-3756 DNA window ATTTTGCATGAAGAAACTGCACCGCAAAAAAGTTGCAGGTACACCTAATTGCTCAATATAGCGTTCAATTTTTGAGTGCGGTACAAACGAGTTGCGTTCAGCACCTAATAAGGAAAGAAATACGATATGCTCAATTCCTGCAAGTTTTGCGGCATTTAATGCTGGGGCAATTTGTTGGCGAACATTAGCAAGTGCAGGTGGACGTACTAGAAACAGTTTATTGACTTCTTTAAAAGCTTCTGTAAAGGTGTCGGGATTGGTAAAGTCAAACGGGATACACTCAACATCGCTACCTAATATCTGTTTATCGCTTGGGGGATTTCTCACTGCTGCATAGACATGACAATTTTGCAATAGCAGCAAGCGAACAACTTCCTGACCAACATTTCCTGTTGCACCTGTCACTAAAATTTTCTGCATCATTAACAATTCCTGTTACAGCTTTGGCTTGTGGCTGTACCAAGCTTGAGAAACTTCTTAAGAGATGCTACGCCCCCATGTAGGCGATCGCATCTATATATAGTTAGGTATGTCGTTAATCCTATAGCTAATGAAGCGATCGCTCTATCTACTCATTCTTCACTGATTAAGGTAAACTCACCTAAAATTAACGAGACTACAACCTCAGAAGCATCCCCATTATCTACTTGAATTAACCAGCGTTGGTTGGCTGGACTATCTGAGTTGGACTCTCTACCACGAACTACCCCATATTTTCCAGCTACATAGGAAGGGCTTAAGATCAGGACTCTATCTCCTACTTGAATACGCGCTGAGTTTTCCAAAAACACTCCTGACACTATGGGTTTTGGTGATGTTTAAAGCTCTTTTATACAACGTATAATTTTAACTAAAAATGACCTAGTTAATAATCTTTTCTTAATCTATTTACTATAGATACCTCTTTGTTGCGGTAACTCCCTCTCCAAAACGCAAATAGTATTGCCTTTCATTCCAGGTATGCAGGCTGAAAAAGGCAATGAGTTTTCCGAAATAGTTCAACTTGTCTTGTAGTAAATATCAGACTATAAATAAGTTCTATAAATAACAGAGGGATATAACCCCCAAAAGCCCAGTCCTAAGGACTGGGCTTTTGGGTCATGTTGTTCAAGTAAACCCATGAAGTCAGTTATAAGTTAGTTTTATCAGATAGATAAGTAACCTTTTTGTTAAACTCCTTTACAATCCGTTACAAAGACTCTAAGATAATAGACATAAGTAATTATTCCTGCGTACAAAACGCAATCGCAATCATAAAACTATGACAGCAACCTTACAACAGCGCCAAAGCGCCAACGTATGGGAGCAGTTCTGCAACTGGATCACCAGCACCAACAACCGCTTATACATCGGTTGGTTCGGAGTATTGATGATCCCCACCTTGCTAGCTGCAACCACCTGCTTCATCATCGCCTTCATCGCTGCACCTCCTGTTGACATCGATGGCATCCGCGAACCAGTAGCTGGTTCCTTGCTCTACGGAAACAACATCATCTCAGGTGCAGTTGTTCCTTCCTCCAACGCAATCGGTTTACACTTCTACCCAATATGGGAAGCAGCATCCTTAGATGAGTGGTTGTACAACGGTGGTCCTTACCAATTGGTAGTATTCCACTTCCTCATCGGCGTATTCTGCTACCTCGGTCGTGAGTGGGAATTGTCCTACCGCTTGGGTATGCGTCCTTGGATCTGCCTAGCATTCTCTGCACCAGTAGCAGCAGCAACAGCAGTATTCTTGATCTACCCCATCGGACAAGGTTCCTTCTCTGACGGAATGCCCTTGGGTATCTCCGGAACATTCAACTTCATGATCGTGTTCCAAGCAGAACACAACATCCTGATGCACCCCTTCCACATGTTAGGAGTGGCTGGTGTATTCGGCGGTTCTTTGTTCTCCGCAATGCACGGTTCTCTAGTAACTTCTTCCTTAGTTCGTGAAACAACCGAGAACGAATCACAAAACTACGGTTACAAATTCGGACAAGAAGAAGAAACCTACAACATCGTAGCGGCACACGGTTACTTCGGACGCTTAATCTTCCAATACGCATCCTTCAACAACAGCCGTTCCTTGCACTTCTTCTTAGCTGCATGGCCTGTAATCGGTATTTGGTTTACCGCGTTGGGCGTAAGCACAATGGCGTTCAACCTCAACGGTTTCAACTTCAACCAGTCCATCATCGACTCACAAGGTCGTGTGATCAACACCTGGGCTGACATCATCAACCGCGCTAACTTGGGTATGGAAGTCATGCACGAGCGTAACGCTCACAACTTCCCCTTAGACTTAGCTGCTGGTGAAGTTGCTCCTGTTGCACAAAGCGCTCCTGCTATCCACGGTTAATCCTGAAGCTTTAGCTGAGTAAATAAAAAGCGCCTCCAATTGGGGGCGCTTTTTATTTTGGAATTAATACCAATTTCAAAAATCCTTACAACATAGCTTGCCTATAGTTAGCTGCCAAATAATATACCTCTCGGACGAAGTGCAAATTCAAGAGCAGCATGTTTTGCTAAACTCCATATGGTGGCTTGGTTGGCTGTAATTACGGGAATATTTAATTCAGCCTCTAATTCTGCGATCGCTTCAAATGTTCTCCATGCTGTACAAGGTAATACAATAGCCTCTGCATCTTTATGAGATACCTTTTTGATGAAAGCTTTGGCTTCATCTAGTGACTGATGCCAAAGGTAACTCTGTTTGGCTACTTCCTTTGGGCGCTCATCACCTTTAAAGGCAACTATTTCTAAGGATGCTTCACTCAAAAACGCTTTTAGGGTTTGGTTATTCCATTCTGGATAAGGGGTAACTACAGAAATTTTTTTGACTTGGAGATGTAACAAGGCTTCTAATAAAGCTAGAGACGGAATAATAACGGGTACGCCTAATCCTTGAGTTAAACGCTGCTGCAACTCTTCAGCGAAAACTCGTCCTCGGTAAAAAGTCGCCGTTGTGAAGCCATAAGCGCCAAAATGTACTCTAGCTTTAGCTAATTTAGCTATTTCTTTAACAGCTTCCTCATTAATATCATCCATTGACTCAACACTCTCATAAGTGTGTGAACCTTGAGCTATTACGCGATGGGCATGAATACTGACTTGGCTAGAAAAAGCTGAGTGAAAATCAGGCTCAAAGGTGGTGTTACCAGCTGGTACTAACAAGCCAAGACGAAACTGCCTATTTAAGTGAGCGTTGAAGTCCATACCACACCTCTTTTTCTATAGTCTGATACTTTATATTTAGCTCATCTAATAATTAGGTAAACATATTTCCTTAAAGCTGTATAATATTTAAACTACGGTAAACTGACCGACAAAGTGCAATATATCATCTATCAAGCATGAATACTTGCTACTCACATTGGTAATTTGCAAGTATCAAACACTATTGCTCTAGTTAGAACTGGGCAATGGTAACTAATCTGTGTCTTAAATAAGTACAAGGAAAGGATTTAATGAGCAACTTACAACTTTACTTCGCTAAAGCATCTACCTTCTCGCAACGTACCCGTGTAGTTTTACTAGAGAAAGGTATCGATTTTACTCCAGTAGAAATTGATTTACAAAACAAGCCAGAAGGCTATACGCAAATTTCCCGCTATGGTAAAGTTCCAGCTATTAAGCATGGCGATGTTGTAATTTACGAATCTGCTATTGTCAATGAGTATCTAGATGAAGTTTTCCCAGAACCAGCGTTATTACCTCGTGATCCTGCCAAAAAAGCGATCGCTCGTATCTGGATAGACTACGCTAATACTCGTTTTGTCCCTGCATTTAACAAATTCCTACGCGGTAAAGATAGCCAAGAACAGGAACAAGGACGAAAAGAGTTTACAGAAGCACTTTTATATATAGAACAGGAAGCCTTTGGTGAAGGTGAATATTTCTTAGGTGATCAGTTTAGTTTGGTTGATATCAGTTTCTATCCTTGGTTTGAACGCCTACCACTATTAGAACACTTCCGTAAATTTACACTCCCAGCAGAAACACCTCATTTGCAGACATGGTGGAATTTAGTACGCGATCGCACTTCAGTTCAAGCAGTAGCCAATCCTGTAGACTTCTATCTAGAAAGATTTGCCAAAATTCTTGGTGAACCTGTTCCTGTTGGTGCAGCACAAAAATAATACCAATTCAAAAAATCTTTGCAACACATTCATTACCTGTAGAGGCGTACAGATGTACGCCCTTACTCAGATTAAATTAAGACAATAGTTAAATCCTTCAAGGTGATGGTAAAGTTACGCTGTTGTGCTGTAGCAATAAATGAGACGATCGCTTCACAAGTTACAGCAACAGTTAACATAACTAAGTTACGCGCTAGAGGATAATCACAAACATCATCATTCACATCGGAAGGTACGCGATAAGATTCATTCCAAATTACTTCTGCATAGTCAGCAGCTAGTCCAGCATGAATACAAGGAACACTAAACTTTTCGGCATAATCTTTTACTGCTTGGCGTGCCACACTATTATCAAAGACATCAATAATTAGCTGACTATCCTTGAGGAGTTGGGTTGTATTTGTTGGTGTTAATTCCTTGGTTTTGGCTTCTACTTTCGTACCAATTGCTCGATATAGATTATTCCCCAAAATTTTCGCTTTGAATGCTCCTACATCAGAACGATAGTAAGGTTGAGTGGAAAGGTTACGTTCCTCAATGCGATCGCGATCAATTATCGTTAGTTTCTCAAAACCAGAGCGAGCCAAGTTCTCAGCTATGTTAGCTCCTAATGCTCCAGCCCCACAAATTGTTATAGGATAGTCTTTCAACTTTGCCATTACAGCATGACTGCGGTAAAGCTGTTCGTGAAAAAAGATAGTCATAATAATTCGTAATTTGTAATTCGTAATTAATACATTCACTAATCTTGTTGTTCTATTACGCCTACTAAGGATTGCAAGTCAAAATCGCGATCGTATCCGCTTAGGCAAATACCGGAACTGATAACAGTCAAATCTGTTTTAGCGATCGCACTACTGTGACGAATACCGTCAGAAGTTGTCCAATCGACTGTCCAATAATCACCGCGATCTTGGAACTGCTTTAATTCACCACCACCCATCTGCAATGCCTTTCTCAGCCGTTTTTCATCCTGTTGGGGTTGATTGAATCCCTCTATACGCCCAGTTGCTAATTCATACACTGTGCGGATTTCTGGAGTTATACCTTTAAATTGCAATTCTTCCACCGGAATGAGTTGCTTAACCGCAGATTGCAGAGTTTCTACAATAGCCAGATCAGCACGGCGATCAACTTCTTCAAACCAGCAGGATTGCCCATTCCATCTAGCAATAATTTGATCAAAAAGGATACCTTCTGTTACTAGATGGATAGCGAGTGGTTTAACTACCTGCATCCGTTGACGTATATCAGCTTCATTGACAGGGTATGCTAACCAAGTTTGTCCTTGCAATTGATATGCTAATCTCAATCGGAGTTGGGGAAAGTGTTGTAAGTATTCGGCGATTTGGGGTAAGTCTGCTTCTTCCACAACCTTTGCTGCTTTCTCATCTACAGGCTGAAAAATACCCCAACCTTCAAATTTACTAGGCTTTGGCGTGAAGGTGTAAATCATTCCAGCCACCCTTGTGCGAACCCGTCCACCTTTAACGCATGGGGCGATAAATTGGGTTGCACGCAACTGTGCTTCTGCATCAGCAATTTGGTTAATTAGCCTACGGATATTAGTCATAATTTTGAGCCAAAAGGAGAAGCTTGGAATTGTT harbors:
- a CDS encoding glutathione S-transferase family protein, giving the protein MSNLQLYFAKASTFSQRTRVVLLEKGIDFTPVEIDLQNKPEGYTQISRYGKVPAIKHGDVVIYESAIVNEYLDEVFPEPALLPRDPAKKAIARIWIDYANTRFVPAFNKFLRGKDSQEQEQGRKEFTEALLYIEQEAFGEGEYFLGDQFSLVDISFYPWFERLPLLEHFRKFTLPAETPHLQTWWNLVRDRTSVQAVANPVDFYLERFAKILGEPVPVGAAQK
- a CDS encoding maleate cis-trans isomerase family protein; translated protein: MDFNAHLNRQFRLGLLVPAGNTTFEPDFHSAFSSQVSIHAHRVIAQGSHTYESVESMDDINEEAVKEIAKLAKARVHFGAYGFTTATFYRGRVFAEELQQRLTQGLGVPVIIPSLALLEALLHLQVKKISVVTPYPEWNNQTLKAFLSEASLEIVAFKGDERPKEVAKQSYLWHQSLDEAKAFIKKVSHKDAEAIVLPCTAWRTFEAIAELEAELNIPVITANQATIWSLAKHAALEFALRPRGILFGS
- the psbA gene encoding photosystem II q(b) protein, translating into MTATLQQRQSANVWEQFCNWITSTNNRLYIGWFGVLMIPTLLAATTCFIIAFIAAPPVDIDGIREPVAGSLLYGNNIISGAVVPSSNAIGLHFYPIWEAASLDEWLYNGGPYQLVVFHFLIGVFCYLGREWELSYRLGMRPWICLAFSAPVAAATAVFLIYPIGQGSFSDGMPLGISGTFNFMIVFQAEHNILMHPFHMLGVAGVFGGSLFSAMHGSLVTSSLVRETTENESQNYGYKFGQEEETYNIVAAHGYFGRLIFQYASFNNSRSLHFFLAAWPVIGIWFTALGVSTMAFNLNGFNFNQSIIDSQGRVINTWADIINRANLGMEVMHERNAHNFPLDLAAGEVAPVAQSAPAIHG
- a CDS encoding ThiF family adenylyltransferase, producing MTIFFHEQLYRSHAVMAKLKDYPITICGAGALGANIAENLARSGFEKLTIIDRDRIEERNLSTQPYYRSDVGAFKAKILGNNLYRAIGTKVEAKTKELTPTNTTQLLKDSQLIIDVFDNSVARQAVKDYAEKFSVPCIHAGLAADYAEVIWNESYRVPSDVNDDVCDYPLARNLVMLTVAVTCEAIVSFIATAQQRNFTITLKDLTIVLI